The bacterium region GTTCGTGGACGAACTCGAGGTCGCCCGTGTCGATGAGGCCACGGGCGAGCGCGTAGAACATGAAAGCGTCGTCAGAGTCTGGCGAATGGGCGACGCGAATCAGCATGGTCGTTCCGGGCCAGGGCGGGGGCGAGGGCGGGGGAGTGCCGTCCCCGACCCTTCCACCGCCGTGATTCGTGTGCGGGCGGGATGGTAGGCCGGTGCGGCGGGCGTGTCAAACACGGTCGGCGGCGAGCGCTGGACCGTCGAGCGGCGCAGACGGACCGGGACACGGGCCGGCGGCGATCGGTGGGCGGGCAGGGGCCGGGCATCCGGTGCGCCACGCGGGCGGCCCGGACCGGCGTCCGTTCGGGTGGGTACCAGCCATTTCGATGGGACGGAGCGCTTCTGACCTCGCCGCGCGGCTCAAGGCGCGCGCGCTGGAGCTCGGCTTCGACCGCGCAGGCATCGCGCCCGTGCGGCCGAGCGACCACGCCGCGTTCTACCGCGCCTGGATCGCGGCCGGCCGCCACGGCACGATGGACTACCTGGCGCGGCCGGATGCGGTCGAGCGCCGCCTGGATCCGCAGGCGGCGTGGCCGGAGCTGCGCTCCGCGCTCGTCGTCGCTCAGCACTACGACCCCGGGGAAGACGACGAGGCGGCCGCGGACCCTTCGCGCGCCGTCATCGCCCGCTACGCGCGTGGGCGCGACTACCACAAGGTCATCAAGCCGAAGCTGCTCGCGTTGCTCCGGTGGCTGGAGGACGAAGTGGGCCACGAGCTGCCCGCCGCACGGGCGTACGTGGACACCGGGCCGGTGCTGGAGCGGGAGCTGGCGCAGCGTGCGGGGCTCGGTTGGTTCGGCCGTAACACCATGCTGATCCACCCGCGGCGCGGCTCGTACTTCTTCATCGGCACGCTGCTGCTGGAGTTGGAGCTCGAGCCGGACAAACCGTTCGAGGCGGACCGCTGCGGCACGTGCAGTGCTTGCGTGGCCGCGTGCCCGACGGGCGCGCTGCTCGGCCGGGATGAGAACGGCG contains the following coding sequences:
- the queG gene encoding tRNA epoxyqueuosine(34) reductase QueG, coding for MGRSASDLAARLKARALELGFDRAGIAPVRPSDHAAFYRAWIAAGRHGTMDYLARPDAVERRLDPQAAWPELRSALVVAQHYDPGEDDEAAADPSRAVIARYARGRDYHKVIKPKLLALLRWLEDEVGHELPAARAYVDTGPVLERELAQRAGLGWFGRNTMLIHPRRGSYFFIGTLLLELELEPDKPFEADRCGTCSACVAACPTGALLGRDENGAPVIDATRCISYLTIELRGPIPRELRPLIGNRVFGCDICQEVCPYSRKFSRPTSELAFSPRGPGEPPPEVERLPSDAWHPGTAAPSLVDLMSMDEAAWEAFSRGSALRRAGRAGFRRNVAVALGNWGDEAAVPSLKSGLSDPDPLVRSHSAWALGRIGSASAVVALTKALSTETDQVVIEEIEAALAEASTTSPDSRGVPAR